A DNA window from Ctenopharyngodon idella isolate HZGC_01 chromosome 10, HZGC01, whole genome shotgun sequence contains the following coding sequences:
- the rgmd gene encoding RGM domain family, member D, with protein sequence MGRSGTLNLAKRQLWNWICFLVVSMCLLLRPVCCQTCRIQRCNAEYVASFSPSGGLQEEVLPDVDYCIALRAYSLCTRRTARGCRGDLVYHSAVFRIKELFAQHNCSSDGPTSSAKAPSTSKPPVVDVCNYESRVLASGPAAQQKKYGHCGLFGDPHLRTFKDEFQTCRVEGAWPLIHNRYLSVQVTNVPVVEGSSATATNKITVIFKSYHDCTEQKVYQATTEDLPSAFQDGTRSGGKGDGLWIVEGSGGLGIRQVKIHARYLGTSIIVRQVGRYLTFAIRMPEDLAEENGGLQLCLHGCPRSEVIKAHVLNRQQSLRPPRLTGSWYGEDDGGELQPGLSAHVDVLERATTKCREMLQVEDVYFQSCVFDLLTTGDPEFSMAAYGALEDLKALPPSTLKQSLPRTPHIYSRGTIVTPSVFTALVLLLLLN encoded by the exons ATGGGGAGAAGCGGCACTCTCAACCTGGCTAAGCGGCAGCTTTGGAACTGGATTTGTTTTTTAGTGGTTTCTATGTGCCTGTTACTCCGACCAG TGTGCTGCCAAACATGTCGAATTCAGCGCTGTAATGCAGAGTACGTGGCCTCATTCTCACCCTCCGGTGGCTTGCAAGAGGAGGTGCTTCCAGATGTGGACTACTGCATCGCTTTGAGGGCCTACTCGTTGTGTACGCGCCGCACAGCTCGTGGTTGTAGGGGGGACTTGGTGTACCACTCGGCTGTATTCCGTATTAAAGAGCTCTTTGCACAGCACAACTGCTCAAGCGACGGCCCAACGTCGTCGGCTAAAGCACCCAGCACTTCCAAGCCGCCAGTGGTGGACGTCTGCAACTATGAAAGCAGGGTGCTCGCCTCAGGACCCGCGGCCCAACAGAAAAAGTATGGACATTGTGGACTATTCGGTGATCCTCACTTGCGGACTTTTAAGGATGAGTTCCAGACATGTAGGGTTGAGGGAGCCTGGCCGCTCATCCACAACCGATACCTTTCAGTTCAAGTCACAAACGTACCGGTGGTTGAAGGCTCCAGTGCTACGGCAACCAACAAG ATAACCGTCATTTTCAAGTCCTATCATGACTGCACAGAGCAGAAGGTGTACCAGGCCACCACCGAGGACCTGCCGTCGGCGTTCCAGGACGGCACGCGGAGCGGCGGGAAAGGAGATGGCTTGTGGATTGTGGAGGGTAGCGGAGGTCTAGGTATACGGCAGGTGAAGATCCACGCTCGCTACCTGGGCACGTCCATCATCGTGAGGCAGGTCGGTCGCTACTTGACTTTTGCCATCCGCATGCCTGAGGACTTGGCGGAGGAGAACGGAGGCCTGCAGCTGTGTCTGCACGGCTGCCCGCGCAGTGAGGTCATCAAAGCCCACGTGCTCAACCGGCAGCAGAGCCTGCGTCCGCCGCGACTCACGGGCAGCTGGTACGGGGAGGACGATGGCGGCGAGCTGCAGCCAGGCCTCTCGGCGCACGTGGACGTGTTGGAACGCGCAACCACAAAGTGTCGAGAGATGCTGCAGGTGGAGGATGTTTATTTCCAATCGTGCGTGTTTGATCTTCTCACGACAGGCGATCCGGAGTTCTCCATGGCTGCGTATGGCGCCCTGGAGGACCTTAAGGCACTTCCGCCCAGCACTCTGAAACAAAGTTTACCCAGGACTCCACACATTTATAGTAGAGGAACGATAGTTACACCTTCAGTTTTCACAGCGCTGGTTCTTCTGCTCCTGTTGAACTGA